From a single Planctellipticum variicoloris genomic region:
- a CDS encoding lipid-binding SYLF domain-containing protein codes for MMIRSLLLTTMLVGGLSTPSFATGPAESIVESEQVLNELMAIPARQIPRRLLDRAEGIVIIPNVIKIGFIGGVRRGHGVVLVRDAEGEWSLPQFVTLTGGSVGFQAGIQGSDVVLVFTTRKGVEGLTRGKFTIGVDASASAGPVGRDAAVGTDATLLSEIYSYSRSRGLFAGVSIDGSALEIDQASHAAYYGTPTGQLPARIPGEAADLRQYLSDLAARTAPGVPVNELPPPPSSPRVIEGLRRSLIQQTGQLHAQLNANWRAYLALPSSLEEPGVTPPAESLAETVKHYALVNSSPDYRNLAQLPEFQRTFELLIEYEKAVAASHPVLELPPPPPN; via the coding sequence ATGATGATCCGATCGCTGTTGCTCACTACCATGCTGGTCGGAGGGCTGTCGACGCCGTCCTTCGCCACTGGACCGGCCGAGTCCATCGTCGAATCCGAGCAGGTTCTCAACGAACTGATGGCCATTCCGGCCCGGCAGATCCCGCGCCGGCTGCTGGATCGGGCCGAAGGCATTGTCATCATCCCGAATGTGATCAAGATTGGTTTCATCGGCGGGGTGCGGCGCGGTCATGGAGTCGTCCTGGTGCGCGACGCCGAGGGCGAATGGAGCCTGCCTCAATTCGTCACTCTGACAGGCGGCAGCGTCGGCTTTCAAGCGGGGATTCAGGGGTCGGATGTGGTGCTGGTGTTTACCACGCGGAAGGGGGTCGAGGGACTGACGCGCGGGAAATTCACCATTGGCGTCGATGCGTCGGCCTCTGCGGGACCAGTCGGTCGAGATGCGGCCGTGGGAACCGACGCGACGCTGCTCTCGGAAATCTATTCGTATTCCCGCAGCCGGGGACTGTTTGCCGGCGTCTCGATCGACGGCTCGGCCCTCGAAATCGACCAGGCGTCCCATGCGGCGTACTACGGAACGCCGACGGGACAATTGCCGGCGCGTATTCCGGGCGAGGCGGCCGATCTGCGACAGTATTTGTCCGACCTGGCCGCGCGGACCGCTCCGGGGGTCCCGGTCAATGAGCTTCCGCCGCCTCCAAGTTCGCCGAGGGTGATTGAAGGGCTGCGACGCTCGCTGATCCAGCAGACGGGCCAGTTGCACGCGCAGCTAAACGCCAATTGGCGCGCGTACCTGGCTTTGCCGAGCTCCCTTGAGGAACCGGGGGTGACCCCGCCGGCCGAGTCCCTGGCAGAAACGGTCAAGCACTACGCACTCGTGAACAGTTCGCCGGATTATCGGAATCTGGCGCAACTGCCGGAGTTTCAGCGGACCTTTGAGCTGCTGATCGAGTACGAAAAAGCCGTCGCAGCCAGTCATCCCGTCCTCGAACTCCCTCCGCCGCCGCCGAATTAG